A region of Pseudomonas saponiphila DNA encodes the following proteins:
- a CDS encoding PilN domain-containing protein, producing the protein MARINFLPWRETARVQQHRRFLQALAVIMLLGLGLVLLADVGIERLNARQQARNQYLEQANVGLDQQIAAVRELKARRQQLLERMRVIEDLQGNRPTRVRIFQELTRSVPDGLHFTEADLQGQNLSISGVAQANGRIADLLRNLQAAAGFAAPSLAEVKKASEVQPQPSNLFRLSVGLMLLPEEAKR; encoded by the coding sequence ATGGCCCGGATCAACTTTCTTCCCTGGCGGGAGACTGCGCGGGTGCAGCAGCATCGGCGCTTTCTGCAGGCACTGGCAGTCATCATGCTGCTGGGATTGGGGCTGGTGCTGCTGGCCGATGTCGGTATCGAGCGCTTGAATGCTCGGCAGCAGGCCCGCAACCAGTACCTGGAACAAGCGAACGTGGGCCTGGATCAGCAGATTGCCGCTGTTCGCGAGCTCAAGGCCCGGCGCCAGCAACTGCTTGAGCGCATGAGGGTTATCGAGGACCTGCAAGGCAACCGTCCGACCCGTGTGCGGATTTTCCAGGAGCTGACCCGCAGCGTGCCCGATGGCCTGCACTTCACCGAGGCCGATCTGCAGGGGCAGAACTTGAGCATCAGTGGGGTTGCCCAGGCCAATGGCCGGATTGCCGACTTGCTGCGCAATCTGCAAGCGGCCGCCGGTTTTGCCGCTCCCAGCCTGGCCGAAGTGAAAAAGGCCAGCGAAGTGCAGCCGCAGCCGAGCAATCTGTTTCGGCTCAGCGTCGGCTTGATGCTGTTGCCTGAGGAGGCGAAGCGATGA
- the rpmE gene encoding 50S ribosomal protein L31 — MKADIHPVYEAVTATCSCGNVIETRSTLAKPLSLDVCNECHPFYTGKQKTLDVGGRVDKFKSRFGAFGATKKA; from the coding sequence ATGAAAGCCGATATCCATCCAGTATACGAAGCCGTTACCGCTACCTGCAGCTGCGGTAACGTCATCGAAACTCGCTCCACCCTGGCCAAGCCTCTGAGCCTGGACGTGTGCAACGAGTGCCACCCGTTCTACACCGGTAAGCAAAAGACTCTGGACGTTGGCGGTCGTGTCGACAAGTTCAAGTCGCGCTTCGGTGCTTTCGGCGCAACGAAAAAGGCCTGA
- the pilM gene encoding type IV pilus assembly protein PilM, translating to MLGVFSRKSSSLLGVDIGATSVRLLSLSRDGRGYRVEAYAWQDLALDSVFESGGIDPEAQAMALSRAWRTSGSRLKAVAVAVPGEAVISKLIEMPAGLDEAELECQLSLEAGQYIPYPLEEVAIDFEVQGRVPGNPRRVQVLLVACRHETVEAAEALLAQAGLTPQVVESAPLALERCLALMTAQNPLAAQSALALLDVGSSVSSFSVMRDQRIIYSREQLFGSRPLSQFLEQRFSLTLDQVLQAEHQGGCSPVGIEEALQSFERDVLQNVQRALQLFAESPQRQPVQWLLLAGEGSRLAGLARRIERQLGIATALANPFVGMSVGPRVDAQALAERAPELLLACGLALRGFD from the coding sequence GTGCTTGGAGTCTTCAGCAGAAAGTCGAGTTCCCTCCTGGGGGTCGATATCGGCGCCACATCGGTCAGGCTCCTGTCCTTGAGCCGGGATGGCCGGGGCTATCGGGTCGAGGCTTATGCCTGGCAAGACCTGGCCCTCGACTCAGTTTTCGAATCGGGCGGTATCGATCCCGAGGCGCAGGCCATGGCGCTGTCCCGGGCCTGGCGCACCAGCGGCAGTCGTCTCAAGGCAGTCGCGGTGGCGGTGCCTGGTGAAGCGGTGATCAGCAAGCTGATCGAGATGCCGGCGGGGCTGGATGAGGCGGAGCTGGAGTGCCAGCTCAGTCTGGAAGCAGGCCAGTACATTCCCTACCCCCTGGAAGAGGTGGCCATCGACTTTGAGGTGCAGGGCAGGGTGCCGGGCAATCCCCGGCGGGTCCAGGTGCTGTTGGTGGCCTGTCGCCACGAGACGGTCGAAGCCGCGGAGGCGCTGCTGGCCCAGGCGGGTCTGACGCCACAGGTGGTGGAGAGCGCGCCCCTGGCCCTGGAGCGTTGCCTGGCGCTGATGACGGCGCAGAATCCGCTGGCTGCGCAGTCTGCGTTGGCGTTGTTGGACGTGGGGTCGAGCGTGAGCAGTTTCAGTGTGATGCGCGACCAGCGAATCATTTATAGCCGCGAGCAACTGTTCGGTAGCCGACCGCTGAGCCAGTTCCTTGAGCAGCGTTTTTCGCTGACCCTGGATCAGGTGCTGCAAGCCGAGCACCAGGGAGGTTGCTCGCCAGTCGGTATCGAGGAGGCGCTGCAGTCCTTTGAGCGGGACGTGCTGCAGAATGTCCAGCGCGCCCTGCAACTGTTCGCCGAGTCGCCACAGCGGCAACCGGTGCAGTGGTTGCTGCTGGCTGGCGAGGGCAGTCGCCTTGCCGGGCTGGCGCGGCGGATCGAGCGGCAATTGGGGATAGCCACGGCCCTTGCCAATCCGTTCGTCGGCATGAGCGTCGGGCCTCGGGTCGATGCCCAGGCCCTTGCCGAGCGGGCGCCGGAGCTGCTGCTAGCCTGCGGCCTGGCCCTGAGAGGGTTCGACTGA
- a CDS encoding penicillin-binding protein 1A, which produces MRLLKFFGWSIVAVFCGLLLALSGAFLYLSPGLPSVEALRSIQLQIPLRVYSSDGKLIAEFGEMRRTPIRFAEIPPNFINALLSAEDDNFANHYGVDPSSLMRAATQLVKSGHIQSGGSTITMQVAKNFFLSSERSFSRKTTEILLALQIERQLTKDEILELYVNKIYLGNRAYGIEAAAQVYYGKSIRDVSLAQMAMIAGLPKAPSRFNPLANPARSKERRDWILGRMYKLGKITEAAYTEAINEPLNASYHVPTPEVNAPYIAEMARAEMVGRYGSDAYTEGFRVTTTVPSDLQEMANTAVQEGLMTYDQRHGYRGPESRLPGKTHAAWATELTKQRTISSLEPAIVTQVEKNGIQVLTRNGEEHVAWESMKWARPFLNTNSMGAAPRQPADVAQVGDLIRVQRQADNSLKFSQVPVAQGALVTLDPQNGAIRALVGGFAFEQSNYNRAMQAKRQPGSSFKPFVYSAALDNGYTAASLVNDAPIVFVDEYLDKVWRPKNDTNTFLGPIRMREALYKSRNLVSIRLLQSMGVDHTIDYISKFGFNKQDLPRNLSLALGTATLTPMEIATGWSTFANGGYKITPYIIDKIESRNGELLFSANPPSVPTGNTASSGIAAPEHNFTVNTVAGESPVQAPVQTPAVAERIIDGRTTYILNSMLEDVIKLGTGRRALALGRSDLAGKTGTTNESKDAWFSGYNADYVTTVWTGFDQPESLGRREYGGTVALPIWMNFMGAALKGKPAHTQAEPEGILSLRVDPVSGRAATPGTPNAYFELFKSEDTPPSVNELGNGVAPGSPLPADEAAPIDLF; this is translated from the coding sequence ATTCGTCTGCTGAAGTTTTTCGGGTGGTCCATCGTCGCTGTGTTCTGCGGGCTGCTTCTCGCCCTCTCCGGTGCGTTTCTCTATCTTAGTCCCGGCCTTCCATCGGTTGAGGCCCTGAGAAGCATCCAGTTGCAGATTCCTCTGCGGGTGTACAGCAGCGACGGCAAGTTGATCGCAGAATTTGGCGAAATGCGCCGCACACCCATACGTTTCGCCGAAATTCCCCCCAACTTCATCAATGCGTTACTAAGTGCTGAAGACGACAACTTCGCTAACCATTACGGGGTTGACCCCAGCAGCCTGATGCGCGCCGCGACCCAATTGGTCAAGAGCGGACACATCCAGTCCGGCGGCAGCACCATCACCATGCAGGTGGCGAAGAACTTCTTCCTCAGCAGCGAGCGCAGCTTTTCGCGCAAGACCACCGAGATTCTCCTGGCCCTGCAGATCGAGCGGCAGCTGACCAAAGACGAGATCCTCGAGCTGTACGTCAACAAGATCTACCTGGGCAACCGCGCCTACGGGATCGAGGCGGCAGCCCAGGTGTACTACGGCAAGTCCATTCGTGACGTGAGCCTGGCACAGATGGCGATGATCGCCGGCCTGCCCAAAGCCCCTTCGCGTTTCAACCCGCTGGCCAATCCGGCGCGCAGCAAGGAGCGCCGCGACTGGATCCTCGGCCGCATGTACAAGCTGGGCAAGATCACCGAAGCGGCCTACACCGAAGCCATCAACGAACCGCTGAACGCCAGCTACCACGTGCCGACGCCGGAGGTGAACGCGCCTTACATCGCCGAGATGGCCCGCGCCGAGATGGTCGGCCGTTATGGCAGCGACGCTTACACCGAAGGTTTCCGCGTCACCACCACGGTGCCCAGTGACCTGCAGGAAATGGCCAATACCGCGGTCCAGGAAGGCTTGATGACCTACGACCAGCGCCACGGCTACCGTGGTCCCGAGTCGCGCCTGCCCGGCAAGACCCATGCCGCCTGGGCCACAGAGCTGACCAAGCAGCGGACCATCAGCAGCCTGGAACCGGCGATCGTCACTCAGGTCGAGAAGAACGGCATCCAGGTGCTGACCCGCAACGGCGAGGAACATGTGGCCTGGGAGAGCATGAAATGGGCCCGGCCGTTCCTCAACACCAACAGCATGGGCGCTGCTCCTCGCCAGCCGGCGGACGTGGCCCAGGTCGGCGACCTGATACGTGTGCAGCGCCAGGCGGACAATTCCCTGAAGTTCAGCCAGGTTCCGGTCGCCCAGGGCGCCCTGGTAACCCTGGACCCGCAAAACGGTGCGATCCGCGCCCTGGTCGGTGGTTTTGCCTTTGAGCAGAGCAACTACAACCGCGCAATGCAAGCCAAGCGCCAGCCCGGTTCGAGCTTCAAGCCGTTCGTCTATAGCGCGGCCCTGGACAATGGCTACACCGCGGCCAGCCTGGTCAATGACGCGCCGATCGTGTTCGTCGACGAATACCTGGACAAGGTCTGGCGGCCGAAGAACGACACCAATACCTTCCTCGGCCCGATTCGCATGCGCGAAGCGCTGTACAAATCGCGCAACCTGGTATCGATCCGCCTGCTGCAAAGCATGGGCGTGGACCACACCATCGACTACATCAGCAAGTTCGGCTTCAACAAGCAGGACCTGCCGCGCAACCTGTCCCTGGCCCTGGGCACCGCGACCCTGACCCCCATGGAGATCGCCACCGGCTGGAGTACCTTTGCCAACGGCGGCTACAAGATCACCCCGTACATCATCGACAAGATCGAAAGCCGCAACGGCGAGCTGCTGTTCAGCGCCAACCCGCCCAGCGTCCCCACCGGGAACACGGCCAGCAGCGGCATCGCGGCGCCAGAGCACAACTTCACGGTCAACACCGTGGCCGGCGAAAGCCCGGTCCAGGCTCCGGTACAGACGCCTGCCGTCGCCGAACGAATCATTGACGGACGCACCACCTACATCCTCAACAGCATGCTCGAGGACGTGATCAAGCTGGGCACCGGCCGCCGAGCCCTGGCCCTGGGCCGCTCGGACCTGGCCGGCAAGACCGGTACCACCAACGAGTCCAAGGACGCCTGGTTCTCCGGCTACAACGCCGACTACGTGACCACGGTCTGGACCGGTTTCGACCAGCCGGAAAGCCTCGGACGTCGCGAATACGGCGGCACTGTGGCCCTGCCGATCTGGATGAACTTCATGGGCGCCGCGCTCAAGGGCAAGCCTGCGCACACCCAGGCCGAACCGGAGGGCATCCTCAGCCTGCGGGTCGACCCGGTCAGCGGCCGCGCCGCCACTCCGGGCACGCCGAATGCCTACTTCGAGCTGTTCAAGAGCGAAGACACCCCACCCTCGGTCAACGAGCTGGGCAATGGCGTCGCACCGGGCAGCCCGCTGCCGGCGGACGAAGCGGCGCCGATCGACCTCTTCTAA
- a CDS encoding thermonuclease family protein has protein sequence MKKASHVGAFFVSAIWLTAAEAFCPAPEGLTPTTVQRVVDGDTLRLKDGRSVRMIGLNAPELARRGRPAEPFAVAARQRLQRLVAQSGGRVGLLPGRERHDRHGRTLAHVYDVNGTNLEAQLIAEGLAYQIAIVPNVALVACQQAAEKHARRAGLGLWRRSTVLKAEQIRRSGFVVLEGRVSKVERNRGGVWITLRGAVVLRVAPNVLGRFDRQWLKGLVGRRIEARGWVRVRSRSGGFRSSGAGWMLSLTDVSMVRLL, from the coding sequence ATAAAAAAGGCGTCCCATGTGGGCGCCTTTTTTGTGTCTGCGATTTGGCTGACCGCCGCCGAGGCGTTTTGCCCGGCTCCAGAGGGGCTGACTCCTACAACGGTCCAGCGGGTGGTGGATGGCGATACCTTGCGTCTCAAGGATGGTCGCAGCGTGCGGATGATCGGCCTCAATGCGCCGGAGCTGGCCCGTCGGGGGCGCCCGGCCGAGCCTTTTGCGGTGGCGGCGCGGCAACGTTTGCAGCGCCTGGTGGCGCAGAGCGGTGGTCGGGTCGGCTTGCTGCCCGGGCGTGAGCGGCACGATCGCCACGGTCGGACGCTGGCCCATGTCTATGACGTCAACGGGACCAATCTGGAAGCCCAATTGATTGCCGAGGGGCTTGCCTATCAGATCGCCATCGTGCCGAACGTCGCCCTGGTCGCTTGTCAGCAGGCTGCGGAAAAGCACGCGCGTCGAGCGGGGCTGGGGCTCTGGCGACGCTCAACTGTACTGAAAGCGGAGCAGATCCGCCGTTCGGGCTTTGTCGTGCTCGAGGGGCGTGTGAGCAAGGTCGAACGCAATCGTGGCGGGGTTTGGATCACATTGCGCGGTGCAGTTGTATTGCGTGTTGCACCCAATGTTCTGGGGCGTTTCGATCGTCAGTGGCTCAAGGGGCTTGTCGGGCGGCGGATCGAGGCTCGGGGCTGGGTACGGGTACGTTCGCGTTCCGGCGGTTTCAGGTCGAGCGGGGCAGGCTGGATGTTGTCGCTGACCGACGTTTCCATGGTCAGACTTCTCTGA
- a CDS encoding type 4a pilus biogenesis protein PilO: MKPSGWLAQLRGTDLRELELSNLGSWPTPLRALTAALLLLVILAAGYGLYLSPHLRQLQQVRQEETRLKQQFASKARQVANLELYREQLAALRNSFEQLLRQLPSDSEVPGLLEDISRLGMGGGLAFEEIKLQPQVPRPFYVELPIQITVTGGYHDLATFVSGVAGLPRIVTLHDFQLRPLEPGDPARLRLSIGARTYRYDRPEPQS; encoded by the coding sequence ATGAAGCCGAGCGGGTGGCTGGCGCAGCTGCGAGGCACCGATCTGCGAGAGCTGGAGCTGAGCAACCTCGGCTCCTGGCCGACGCCGTTGCGGGCGCTGACGGCGGCCTTGCTACTGCTGGTGATTCTGGCTGCAGGCTATGGCCTGTACCTGAGCCCTCATCTGCGGCAACTGCAGCAGGTGCGCCAAGAAGAAACCCGTCTCAAACAGCAGTTCGCCAGCAAGGCCCGGCAAGTGGCCAATCTCGAGCTTTATCGGGAGCAGCTTGCGGCCCTGCGCAACAGTTTCGAGCAGTTGCTGCGTCAGTTGCCCAGCGATAGTGAAGTCCCGGGGTTGCTTGAAGACATCAGTCGCCTGGGCATGGGCGGTGGCCTGGCGTTCGAGGAGATCAAGCTGCAGCCGCAAGTGCCGCGGCCGTTTTATGTCGAGCTGCCGATCCAGATCACGGTTACGGGGGGCTATCACGATCTGGCGACCTTCGTCAGTGGCGTCGCCGGCCTGCCGCGAATCGTCACCTTGCATGATTTTCAGCTCAGGCCCCTGGAGCCGGGTGATCCTGCACGATTGCGCTTGAGCATCGGGGCGCGAACCTACAGGTACGACAGACCGGAACCGCAATCATGA
- a CDS encoding malic enzyme-like NAD(P)-binding protein — protein sequence MSDLKTAALEYHANPRPGKLSVELTKATATARDLALAYSPGVAEPVREIARDPELAYKYTGKGNLVAVISDGTAILGLGNLGPLASKPVMEGKGVLFKRFAGIDVFDIEVDSESPQAFIDTVKRISITFGGINLEDIKAPECFEIERALIEQCDIPVFHDDQHGTAIVTAAGMINALEIAGKTLADAKIVCLGAGAAAISCMKLLVSMGAQIENIFMVDRTGVIHAGRDDLNQYKAVFAHTTDKRTLADALQGADVFVGLSGPNLLSAEGLKSMAPNPIVFACSNPDPEIAPELAHATRDDVIMATGRSDYPNQVNNVLGFPFIFRGALDVRAKRINEEMKIAAANALRELAKLPVPQEVCDAYGGIKLEFGREYIIPKPMDARLITVISDAVAKAAIETGVATLPYPKNYPLKNVDDVFNG from the coding sequence ATGTCTGATTTGAAAACTGCCGCTCTCGAATATCATGCCAATCCTCGTCCAGGAAAGCTGAGTGTCGAGCTCACCAAGGCCACTGCTACCGCTCGTGATCTGGCGCTGGCCTACAGCCCCGGCGTAGCCGAGCCGGTACGCGAAATCGCTCGCGATCCGGAACTGGCCTACAAGTACACCGGCAAAGGCAACCTGGTTGCCGTCATTTCCGATGGCACCGCGATTCTCGGCCTGGGCAACCTCGGCCCACTGGCCTCCAAGCCGGTGATGGAAGGCAAGGGCGTGCTGTTCAAGCGTTTCGCCGGTATCGATGTATTCGATATCGAAGTCGACTCCGAGAGTCCGCAGGCTTTCATCGACACCGTCAAGCGCATCTCCATCACCTTCGGTGGCATCAACCTGGAAGACATCAAGGCGCCAGAGTGCTTTGAGATCGAACGCGCTCTGATCGAGCAGTGCGACATCCCGGTGTTCCACGATGACCAGCACGGCACCGCGATCGTGACCGCCGCCGGCATGATCAACGCCCTGGAAATCGCAGGCAAAACCCTGGCCGATGCCAAAATCGTCTGCCTGGGCGCCGGTGCGGCCGCCATCTCCTGCATGAAGCTGCTGGTGAGCATGGGCGCGCAGATCGAGAACATCTTCATGGTTGACCGTACCGGCGTTATCCACGCTGGCCGTGACGACCTGAACCAGTACAAGGCGGTCTTCGCCCACACCACCGACAAGCGCACCCTGGCCGATGCACTGCAAGGCGCCGACGTGTTCGTTGGCCTGTCCGGTCCGAACCTGCTGAGCGCTGAAGGCCTGAAGTCGATGGCGCCGAACCCGATCGTGTTCGCTTGCTCGAACCCGGATCCGGAAATCGCTCCAGAGCTGGCTCACGCCACCCGTGACGACGTGATCATGGCCACCGGTCGTTCGGACTACCCGAACCAGGTGAACAACGTGCTCGGCTTCCCGTTCATCTTCCGTGGTGCCCTGGACGTTCGCGCCAAGCGCATCAACGAAGAAATGAAGATCGCCGCGGCCAACGCCCTGCGCGAGCTGGCCAAGCTGCCAGTACCGCAGGAAGTGTGCGACGCGTACGGTGGCATCAAGCTGGAATTCGGTCGTGAGTACATCATTCCGAAGCCAATGGATGCCCGCCTGATCACCGTGATCTCCGATGCCGTGGCCAAGGCCGCTATCGAGACTGGCGTGGCGACCCTGCCGTATCCGAAGAACTACCCGCTCAAAAACGTGGATGATGTGTTCAACGGCTAA
- a CDS encoding pilus assembly protein PilP encodes MRGWRWLLGACVGLGLCGCEGVADLAETQAYMNQMLRQAPEPIEPLPVIRSYPAFIYDASGLRSPFQPPQSVERVERRRGARAVRPDPQRPRQRLEGFDIEQLQMVGTLSGASASFALLRSADGVHPLQIGDYLGRSEGRIVAISESRVEVVEIVADGAGGWQERPRTLLLKKHS; translated from the coding sequence ATGAGGGGCTGGCGCTGGCTGCTGGGCGCTTGCGTTGGTCTGGGCTTGTGTGGGTGCGAGGGAGTCGCAGACTTGGCTGAAACCCAGGCATACATGAACCAGATGCTCCGACAAGCGCCGGAGCCGATTGAGCCGCTGCCGGTCATTCGGTCCTACCCTGCATTCATCTATGACGCCAGCGGGTTGCGCAGCCCATTCCAGCCCCCGCAGAGCGTCGAGCGAGTCGAGCGTCGGCGGGGAGCGCGCGCAGTCCGGCCCGATCCGCAGCGACCCCGGCAGCGTCTGGAGGGCTTTGATATCGAGCAGTTGCAGATGGTCGGAACCTTGTCCGGCGCCAGCGCAAGCTTCGCCCTGTTGCGCAGCGCCGATGGTGTCCACCCTTTGCAGATTGGCGACTACCTGGGGCGAAGCGAAGGTCGGATCGTGGCGATCAGCGAGTCTCGGGTAGAGGTAGTGGAAATTGTTGCCGATGGGGCGGGGGGCTGGCAGGAGCGACCACGGACGTTGCTGCTGAAAAAACACTCTTAG
- a CDS encoding primosomal protein N': MPDAILRLALPSPLRRLFDYRAPAGVLRAQLHPGMRLRVPFGRREMIGILVEVADHSEVPADKLKPALALLDPTPPLPPALFKLCLWTAQYYQHSLGDTLSWALPVLLRQGELAEARQERFWSIAPGARLDDPRIARAPRQREALATLAQHPHGVPHALLSKLMLSKDSLDLLLAKDLVQVEVRKHAPGVRHEHWLAQPELPLNSEQRAAYEAIRAGFDSYHAFLLAGVTGSGKTEVYLQLIRETLEAGKQALVLIPEINLGPQTLARFEQRFNARIALLHSAVNDRERLDAWLAARDGEADIIIGTRSALFTPMKNPGLIIIDEEHDGSYKQQEGLRYHARDLALVRARQENIPIVLGSATPSLESLHNAYTGRYGLLRLNERAGGAKQPRFLRLDVKSRPLDSGISGPMQQAIGQTLAAGQQVLVFLNRRGFAPTLLCHDCGWMSECQRCDARMTVHQRSGELRCHHCGHVERVPRHCPQCGKVDLRPVGAGTERAEERLGILFPDYPVLRVDRDSTSRKDAMNQLFATIQKGHPCILVGTQMLAKGHHFPRVTLVSILDADGGLFSGDFRASERMAQLIVQVAGRAGRAEEPGKVIIQTHLADHPLLVQLTEQGYFAFAEQALSERRAAGLPPFAHLALLRAEAHKPGQAEGFLDEACSEAERLLAEQNLGGIELLGPVPAPMERRAGRYRAQLLLQANARAPLHRLLSSWLLVLEQMPSGRQVRWSLDVDPVDLY; encoded by the coding sequence GTGCCCGACGCCATCTTGCGCCTCGCCCTGCCTTCGCCTCTGCGCCGCCTCTTCGACTACCGTGCCCCAGCCGGTGTGCTGCGCGCCCAGCTGCATCCGGGGATGCGCTTGCGAGTGCCCTTCGGCCGCCGGGAAATGATCGGCATCCTGGTGGAAGTGGCGGATCACAGTGAAGTTCCGGCCGACAAGCTCAAGCCGGCCCTGGCCCTGCTGGACCCCACGCCACCACTGCCCCCAGCCCTGTTCAAGCTGTGCCTGTGGACCGCCCAGTACTACCAGCACAGCCTCGGCGACACCCTGAGCTGGGCCTTGCCGGTGCTGCTGCGCCAGGGCGAGCTGGCCGAGGCCCGTCAGGAACGCTTCTGGTCGATAGCCCCAGGCGCCCGCCTTGATGACCCGCGCATCGCCCGCGCCCCGCGTCAGCGCGAAGCGCTGGCCACCCTGGCCCAACACCCCCATGGCGTGCCCCACGCCCTGCTGAGCAAGCTGATGCTGAGCAAGGACAGCCTGGACCTGTTGCTGGCCAAGGATCTGGTGCAGGTAGAAGTGCGCAAGCACGCCCCGGGCGTGCGCCATGAGCATTGGCTGGCCCAGCCCGAACTGCCGCTCAACAGCGAGCAACGCGCCGCCTATGAAGCGATCCGCGCCGGGTTCGACAGCTACCACGCCTTTCTTCTGGCTGGGGTCACCGGCAGCGGCAAGACCGAGGTCTACCTGCAGTTGATCCGCGAAACCCTCGAAGCCGGCAAACAGGCCCTGGTGCTGATCCCGGAGATCAACCTGGGGCCGCAAACCCTGGCGCGCTTCGAACAACGCTTCAACGCCCGCATCGCCCTGCTGCACTCGGCGGTCAACGACCGCGAACGCCTGGATGCCTGGCTCGCCGCCCGGGATGGCGAGGCCGATATCATCATCGGCACCCGCTCGGCGCTGTTCACACCGATGAAGAATCCCGGACTGATCATCATCGATGAGGAGCACGACGGTTCGTACAAGCAACAGGAAGGCCTGCGCTACCACGCCCGGGACCTGGCCCTGGTGCGCGCCCGCCAGGAAAACATTCCCATCGTCCTGGGCTCGGCCACACCGTCTCTGGAAAGCCTGCACAACGCCTACACCGGCCGCTATGGCCTGCTGCGCCTGAACGAGCGAGCCGGCGGCGCCAAGCAACCGCGCTTCCTACGCCTGGATGTGAAGAGCCGCCCTCTGGACAGCGGCATTTCCGGCCCCATGCAGCAGGCCATCGGCCAGACCCTGGCCGCCGGCCAGCAAGTCCTGGTATTCCTCAACCGCCGCGGCTTCGCCCCGACCCTGCTCTGCCACGACTGCGGCTGGATGTCCGAATGCCAGCGCTGCGACGCTCGCATGACGGTGCACCAGCGCTCCGGCGAACTGCGCTGCCACCATTGCGGCCATGTGGAGCGGGTGCCCCGGCACTGCCCGCAATGCGGCAAGGTCGACCTGCGTCCCGTGGGCGCCGGCACCGAGCGCGCGGAAGAACGCCTGGGCATTCTGTTTCCCGACTACCCGGTATTGCGGGTGGACCGCGACAGCACCTCGCGCAAGGACGCGATGAACCAGCTGTTTGCCACCATTCAGAAAGGTCATCCGTGCATCCTGGTGGGCACCCAGATGCTGGCCAAGGGGCACCACTTCCCCCGGGTCACCCTGGTGTCGATCCTCGATGCCGACGGCGGCCTGTTTTCCGGAGACTTCCGCGCCAGCGAGCGCATGGCGCAACTGATCGTCCAGGTCGCCGGACGCGCCGGGCGTGCCGAAGAGCCCGGCAAGGTGATCATCCAGACCCACCTCGCCGACCACCCGCTGCTGGTGCAACTGACCGAACAGGGCTACTTCGCCTTTGCCGAACAGGCCCTGAGCGAGCGCCGCGCCGCCGGCCTGCCACCCTTCGCTCACCTGGCCCTGCTGCGAGCCGAGGCGCACAAGCCGGGGCAAGCCGAAGGTTTTCTCGATGAAGCCTGCAGCGAGGCCGAACGCCTGCTGGCGGAACAGAACCTGGGGGGCATCGAGCTGCTGGGACCGGTTCCGGCACCGATGGAACGGCGCGCCGGGCGTTATCGTGCGCAGTTACTGCTGCAAGCCAATGCCCGGGCACCGCTGCATCGGCTGCTGAGCAGTTGGCTGCTGGTGCTGGAGCAGATGCCCAGCGGACGCCAGGTGCGCTGGTCGCTGGACGTGGACCCGGTGGATTTGTATTGA
- the aroK gene encoding shikimate kinase AroK, whose product MRNLILVGPMGAGKSTIGRLLAKELRLPFKDSDKEIELRTGANIPWIFDKEGEPGFRDREQAMIAELCGTDGVVLATGGGAVMREANRRALHAGGRVVYLHASVEQQVGRTARDRNRPLLRTADPAKTLRDLLEVRDPLYREIADLVVETDERPPRMVVLDILERLQQLPPR is encoded by the coding sequence GTGCGAAATTTGATTCTTGTTGGGCCGATGGGGGCTGGAAAAAGCACCATAGGCCGCTTACTGGCCAAAGAGCTGCGCCTGCCATTCAAAGATTCCGATAAGGAAATTGAACTGCGTACCGGCGCGAACATCCCGTGGATCTTCGATAAGGAAGGCGAGCCGGGCTTTCGCGATCGCGAGCAGGCAATGATCGCCGAGCTCTGTGGTACCGACGGCGTGGTCCTGGCCACTGGTGGTGGCGCGGTCATGCGCGAAGCCAATCGTCGGGCGTTGCATGCCGGCGGACGAGTGGTCTATCTGCACGCCTCGGTGGAGCAACAGGTCGGTCGGACTGCCCGGGACCGCAATCGTCCCTTGCTGCGCACCGCCGATCCGGCCAAGACCCTGCGCGACTTGCTGGAAGTCCGCGATCCGCTCTATCGGGAAATCGCCGATCTAGTGGTGGAAACCGATGAGCGGCCGCCGCGAATGGTGGTGCTGGACATCCTGGAGCGCCTGCAGCAGCTGCCACCCCGTTAA